A genome region from Penaeus chinensis breed Huanghai No. 1 chromosome 22, ASM1920278v2, whole genome shotgun sequence includes the following:
- the LOC125037229 gene encoding uncharacterized protein LOC125037229, giving the protein MEPICFPFGRSSDYISMAPTHELPWKGGFAWHTPTYLVKGGSQRVCNQYGYFGALENREAGSEAVLHGSRGMMEANNNTVKTMVCNPCGENTSEEESVRHLLFGEAECSECRLQLRTCQDYREKRDDICSSVYDSKHTFNFRKLVCGDKRSPNTGANKSYNLSSPHINNVDSLHKSSWIVARNDESDCQVTDVDSGRIYVDYAPVNQESRVGPLDTDGAGSFILQDEEQEDDCGDVLLLESYSLDHVEEMVEYHIAKNDSTDCIILEEVKSIKREDVKHNRSHYLFETPNELKREPKKETGKCPEYWNTPSDEYDYNDSKKCIKYEEKPIQNVGLFDLSAEVKIGPKEEVPIYPNFMKTPKDSYYYVGHKAIEECPMCYATLCPSRFTVNARTFVLTTVCIDCQLPIYLVIDPHNLY; this is encoded by the exons ATGGAGCCAATTTGTTTTCCCTTTGGACGTTCTTCAGATTATATAAG CATGGCACCAACACACGAATTGCCATGGAAGGGTGGGTTTGCCTGGCACACACCCACCTACCTAGTCAAAGGCGGCTCCCAACGTGTCTGCAACCAGTATGGATATTTTGGAGCACTAGAAAATAGAGAAGCTGGGAGTGAGGCGGTGTTACATGGTAGCCGCGGCATGATGGAGGCTAATAACAACACTGTAAAGACAATGGTGTGTAACCCATGTGGAGAGAACACTTCAGAAGAGGAGAGTGTAAGACATCTCCTTTTCGGTGAAGCTGAGTGTTCGGAATGCAGATTGCAGCTAAGGACATGTCAAGATTAccgggagaagagagatgatatatGTAGTTCTGTATATGACAGTAAACACACCTTCAACTTTCGTAAATTAGTTTGCGGTGATAAAAGATCACCCAACACCGGTGCCAACAAGTCGTATAACCTATCCTCACCTCACATTAACAATGTAGATTCCCTTCATAAGTCTTCCTGGATAGTGGCAAGAAATGACGAAAGCGACTGTCAGGTCACCGACGTTGATTCAGGAAGGATTTACGTGGATTATGCTCCGGTTAATCAAGAATCCAGGGTTGGGCCATTAGATACAGATGGAGCAGGAAGTTTCATATTGCAAGATGAAGAACAGgaggatgattgtggtgatgttCTGCTCTTAGAATCCTATAGCCTAGACCATGTAGAGGAAATGGTTGAGTATCATATAGCCAAGAATGATTCAACAGACTGTATAATCCTTGAAGAAGTGAAATCTATTAAACGCGAAGATGTAAAACACAATCGGAGTCACTATTTATTCGAAACGCCTAATGAACTGAAGAGAGAGCCGAAAAAAGAAACCGGAAAATGTCCCGAATATTGGAATACCCCTAGCGATGAGTATGACTACAATGACTCGAAGAAATGCATCAAATATGAAGAGAAACCCATCCAGAATGTCGGCCTCTTTGACTTATCTGCAGAAGTAAAGATAGGACCGAAGGAAGAAGTTCCAATTTACCCGAATTTCATGAAGACCCCCAAGGATAGCTATTACTATGTGGGTCATAAGGCTATAGAAGAGTGCCCCATGTGCTATGCTACACTCTGCCCTTCCAGATTCACAGTCAATGCCAGGACCTTCGTTTTGACCACGGTCTGTATCGACTGTCAGCTGCCCATCTATTTGGTGATCGATCCCCACAACTTGTATTAG